One Succinivibrio dextrinosolvens DNA window includes the following coding sequences:
- the ilvB gene encoding biosynthetic-type acetolactate synthase large subunit, with amino-acid sequence MTMMSGAQMLVRTLEDLGVDNLFGYPGGAVLDIYDALLESKKIKHVLGRHEQGVAHAADGYARATGKVGVCLVTSGPGATNTVTSIATAYMDSIPMVVITGQVISPLIGSDAFQEVDTVGITRPIVKHSYLCQCALDIPKYIRQAFYLASSGRPGPVVVDIPKDCVRPSVKFEYPEMKSPVKMRSYNPTKQGHKGQVKRAAKLLAEASHPVLLIGGGAQLSGAKEEVRTIAHRFNLPVTSTLMGLGVYPSSDKQFLGMLGMHGTFEANNAMDKADLVFAVGCRFDDRVTNNLSKFCPAAKIIHIDIDPASISKTVVADIPIVGDAKTVLGQFIDVFDEFKLVENASAMKQWWTQIGKWRENKCLDYASDGKIIQPQQIVESVYKATHGEAIIATDVGQHQMFAALYYKFDEPRHLLTSGGLGTMGYGFPAAVGAKIGCPDKEVCLFTGDGSFQMNVQELSTCLEFNIPIKIFIFDNHTLGMVRQWQKMFYRGHISSTNLNSNPDFVALAKAYGHEGIRVTDPKELDAAVEKALSMKDKLVIVDIACDTDAKVLPMQQMGGSMSDMFLGEE; translated from the coding sequence ATGACCATGATGTCAGGCGCACAGATGTTAGTGCGCACTCTTGAGGATTTAGGTGTAGATAACCTATTCGGTTATCCTGGCGGTGCTGTTTTAGATATTTATGATGCCCTTCTAGAGTCAAAGAAGATTAAGCATGTACTTGGGCGACACGAACAGGGTGTTGCTCATGCAGCAGACGGCTATGCCAGAGCTACAGGTAAGGTGGGCGTATGTCTTGTCACCTCTGGTCCGGGGGCAACCAATACTGTAACCTCTATTGCAACTGCATACATGGATTCTATTCCTATGGTTGTGATTACCGGTCAGGTTATTTCTCCTCTTATCGGCTCAGATGCCTTTCAGGAAGTTGATACAGTTGGTATCACCAGACCAATTGTAAAGCATTCATACCTGTGTCAGTGTGCTCTTGATATTCCTAAGTACATCAGACAGGCTTTTTATCTTGCCTCATCGGGAAGACCAGGGCCTGTTGTTGTTGATATTCCAAAGGACTGTGTCCGTCCTTCAGTAAAATTTGAATATCCTGAAATGAAGTCTCCTGTAAAGATGCGTTCATACAATCCAACCAAACAGGGACATAAGGGACAGGTTAAGAGAGCTGCCAAACTTCTTGCCGAGGCAAGCCATCCTGTTCTTCTAATCGGTGGCGGAGCTCAGCTGTCAGGAGCGAAGGAAGAAGTCCGTACCATAGCTCATAGATTCAATCTGCCAGTAACCTCTACTCTGATGGGACTTGGCGTTTATCCAAGCTCTGATAAGCAGTTCCTGGGTATGCTTGGTATGCACGGTACATTTGAGGCCAACAATGCAATGGACAAGGCAGATCTTGTTTTTGCAGTCGGTTGCCGCTTTGATGATCGTGTAACCAACAACCTATCCAAGTTCTGTCCTGCCGCAAAGATTATTCATATTGATATTGATCCTGCATCAATTTCAAAAACTGTTGTAGCAGATATTCCAATCGTGGGAGATGCCAAGACTGTATTAGGGCAGTTCATTGATGTCTTTGATGAGTTCAAGCTTGTAGAAAATGCATCTGCAATGAAACAGTGGTGGACTCAGATTGGCAAGTGGAGAGAGAACAAGTGTCTTGACTACGCTTCTGACGGCAAGATTATTCAGCCTCAGCAGATTGTAGAGTCTGTTTACAAGGCAACTCACGGTGAGGCAATTATTGCAACCGATGTTGGTCAGCATCAGATGTTTGCAGCCCTCTACTATAAGTTTGATGAACCTCGTCATCTTTTAACCTCTGGCGGTTTGGGCACCATGGGCTATGGATTCCCTGCTGCTGTCGGCGCTAAGATCGGCTGTCCTGACAAGGAGGTTTGTCTTTTCACTGGTGATGGTTCGTTCCAGATGAATGTTCAGGAGCTTTCAACCTGTCTGGAGTTTAATATTCCAATTAAGATTTTCATCTTTGATAATCATACATTAGGTATGGTTCGTCAGTGGCAGAAGATGTTCTACAGAGGACATATCAGCTCTACCAACCTTAATTCAAATCCTGACTTTGTGGCTCTTGCAAAGGCATATGGTCATGAAGGTATCCGAGTAACTG
- a CDS encoding methyltransferase family protein: MARNIFAYLFGGSIFFIAIPAIIFYMASISSYTFMPEGKVAVIFGSVSSAVGLLFIIWSNKELIEKGHGGAVVVGPIKLSKETIKLVTTGPYSMCRNPMHMGAFLFYLGLCCAVNSLLSLVVPFGFLLFAYCFAVFLDEPRLKRDFPEDYEKWIQDVPQRFWPKPKKG, translated from the coding sequence ATGGCTAGAAACATTTTTGCATATCTCTTCGGAGGTTCAATTTTTTTTATTGCTATTCCTGCTATTATCTTTTACATGGCGTCCATAAGCTCTTATACCTTTATGCCTGAGGGCAAGGTAGCTGTGATTTTCGGCTCTGTAAGCTCGGCGGTTGGACTTTTGTTCATAATCTGGTCTAATAAGGAACTGATTGAAAAGGGCCATGGTGGTGCAGTTGTTGTCGGCCCTATAAAACTTTCAAAAGAAACTATAAAATTAGTAACAACAGGTCCATATTCAATGTGCAGAAACCCAATGCATATGGGAGCTTTTCTGTTTTATCTTGGATTGTGCTGTGCTGTTAACTCTCTGCTTTCACTGGTCGTACCTTTTGGCTTTTTGCTGTTTGCATATTGCTTTGCAGTTTTTCTTGATGAACCAAGATTAAAAAGAGATTTTCCTGAAGACTACGAGAAATGGATTCAGGATGTACCACAAAGGTTTTGGCCTAAACCTAAAAAAGGCTAA
- a CDS encoding FAD-binding and (Fe-S)-binding domain-containing protein has product MIPKISNLPSVDHLYKKYFDVLKSKGFKGDIEYSHSARLLVSTDNSVYQRMPQGVIFPKDNQDIVTALKLRAEPLYEKLVITPRGGGTGTNGQSLNDGITIDCSRYMKEISDLDDQNRSVHVQAGVIKDELNDYLKPHGLFFSPELSTSNRACVGGMISNDAAGQGSLKYGRTSSHIKDVTVVLADGTLTTFGPVSGDKLKECLEKDGLEGDIYRECYALLKDNRKQVEKLFPKLNRFMTGYDLDHSYDPKTDTLNLARLICGAEGTLAVICGATLDLTKIPDFRELMVVKYENFDSALRHAVELIDSGVFSVETVDSRVLSLAKKDTVWDSVKDYIEEVKGHTIKGINIVEFNGYDKDSEHKKLVDIFSNVTEKAKTTENGILGAQLAVTPEAISAIYGMRKKAVGLLGAASGNKKLVAFTEDTVVPPRNLADYVLEFRALLDSLKVTYGMFGHVDTGLMHVRPALDLTTDADRKKLVTISDKVVELVNKYQGQMWGEHGRGYRSCYGEVFFKDLYPVARKIKAAFDRNNIFNPGKICVPFGNEKDQIVSISGQMRGDLDRTIPVTIRNSFKGALSCNGNGQCFSYQTSALMCPSYRYTKDHIRSPKGYSELMREWLRLLNDRGHNIAAEELSLLASTPSPVNFVRRCFNTLTTKHSDYSTEYLDKIKTCLSCKSCKSICPAHVNAADLNSRFLSLYYGRYLRPLMDILILKSELTLPIMSRFPKISNALLSNSLMKFAIKKVFGMVDLPLFSRNTFRSLCAKDGFEVLSSKQALVSGHEVLIVTDPFTVCYECDGLLSMARVMRNLGYKVAFLKPYVNGKILVIRGDRRGFMHYAAKQAARLEMLAKAGIDLVGYDPALTICYRDEYTQILDDARGSFIVKLPEEWLSEQMETSSFSAHFEKIKDKVLSVSRSDEFKEMYYLFTHCTERALITQSPVLWQTILSTFGLNLIPVNVACCGMAGLFGHMAANQKQTYAVYEKNWKPEISKRDFNHCLITGFSCRSQVQRMEGKKAIHPLFVVDELLKKALNG; this is encoded by the coding sequence ATGATCCCAAAAATATCAAATCTACCTTCCGTTGATCATCTATATAAGAAGTATTTTGATGTTTTAAAGTCAAAAGGTTTTAAAGGAGATATTGAGTATTCTCATTCTGCAAGACTGCTTGTGTCAACAGATAACTCTGTGTATCAGAGAATGCCTCAGGGCGTGATCTTCCCTAAGGATAATCAGGATATTGTTACTGCTTTAAAACTAAGAGCCGAGCCTTTATACGAAAAATTGGTAATTACTCCAAGAGGCGGTGGCACCGGTACTAACGGCCAATCCCTGAATGACGGTATTACCATTGACTGTTCCCGCTACATGAAAGAGATATCAGATCTGGATGATCAGAACAGATCTGTTCATGTACAGGCTGGTGTAATCAAAGATGAGTTAAATGATTACCTTAAACCTCATGGACTTTTTTTCTCTCCTGAACTATCCACTTCGAATCGAGCCTGTGTGGGAGGTATGATTTCAAATGATGCAGCAGGTCAGGGGTCTCTAAAATACGGAAGAACATCCTCTCATATCAAAGACGTTACTGTTGTTCTTGCGGACGGAACCTTAACAACATTCGGTCCGGTAAGCGGAGATAAGTTAAAAGAGTGTCTGGAAAAGGATGGCCTTGAAGGCGATATTTATCGTGAATGTTATGCTCTTTTAAAGGATAACCGCAAGCAGGTAGAAAAGCTTTTTCCTAAGCTGAACCGCTTTATGACAGGCTATGATTTGGATCATTCCTATGATCCTAAAACGGATACCTTAAATCTGGCTAGACTTATCTGTGGAGCCGAAGGTACTCTTGCAGTCATATGTGGGGCAACTCTTGATCTGACCAAGATTCCTGATTTCAGAGAGCTGATGGTGGTCAAGTATGAGAATTTCGACAGTGCATTAAGACATGCTGTTGAACTTATTGACTCTGGCGTGTTCTCTGTTGAAACTGTTGATTCCAGAGTTCTTTCTCTGGCAAAAAAAGACACCGTCTGGGATTCTGTAAAGGATTATATCGAAGAAGTTAAAGGTCATACAATCAAGGGAATCAACATTGTTGAATTCAATGGCTACGACAAGGATTCTGAACACAAGAAGCTTGTGGATATCTTCTCTAATGTAACAGAAAAAGCTAAAACAACTGAAAACGGAATTCTTGGGGCACAGCTTGCTGTCACACCTGAAGCTATTTCCGCAATCTACGGCATGAGAAAGAAAGCAGTTGGTCTTTTAGGAGCTGCTTCCGGTAATAAAAAACTGGTTGCCTTTACTGAGGACACTGTTGTTCCCCCAAGAAATCTTGCAGATTATGTTCTGGAGTTCAGAGCTCTTTTAGACTCACTGAAAGTTACTTATGGTATGTTCGGTCATGTGGACACCGGTCTGATGCATGTTAGACCTGCTCTTGACCTGACCACAGACGCTGACAGAAAGAAACTGGTAACCATCTCTGACAAGGTAGTTGAGCTTGTTAATAAATATCAGGGTCAGATGTGGGGCGAGCATGGAAGAGGCTATCGTTCCTGCTACGGTGAGGTTTTCTTTAAGGATTTATATCCTGTAGCTAGAAAAATCAAGGCGGCATTTGATAGGAACAATATCTTCAATCCAGGAAAGATCTGCGTTCCTTTTGGAAATGAAAAGGATCAGATTGTATCTATCTCCGGTCAGATGAGAGGAGATTTAGACAGAACCATCCCTGTTACCATCAGAAATTCCTTTAAAGGAGCTTTAAGCTGTAACGGAAACGGACAGTGCTTTAGCTATCAGACCAGTGCGCTTATGTGTCCAAGTTATCGTTACACCAAGGATCACATCCGTTCTCCAAAGGGCTACAGCGAGCTGATGAGGGAATGGTTAAGGCTGCTCAATGACAGAGGTCATAACATTGCTGCAGAAGAGCTGTCACTGCTTGCCTCAACACCTTCTCCAGTAAACTTTGTGAGAAGATGTTTTAATACTCTGACCACAAAGCATAGTGACTATTCTACAGAATACCTGGATAAGATTAAGACTTGTCTGTCATGCAAGTCATGCAAGAGTATCTGTCCCGCTCATGTAAATGCCGCTGATCTGAATTCAAGGTTCCTGTCTCTGTACTACGGCCGTTACCTGCGTCCATTGATGGATATCCTGATCTTAAAATCAGAGCTTACTCTGCCAATAATGTCAAGATTCCCGAAGATATCCAATGCACTTTTATCCAATTCTCTGATGAAGTTTGCCATAAAGAAAGTCTTTGGAATGGTTGATCTGCCTTTATTCAGCAGAAATACGTTCAGATCACTATGTGCAAAAGATGGCTTTGAGGTTCTGTCTTCAAAACAGGCTCTGGTATCTGGACATGAAGTGCTGATAGTAACTGATCCTTTTACTGTATGCTATGAGTGCGATGGTCTGCTCTCAATGGCAAGAGTTATGCGTAATCTTGGTTACAAGGTCGCATTTTTGAAGCCATATGTTAATGGTAAGATTCTGGTTATAAGAGGTGACCGTCGAGGCTTTATGCATTACGCGGCAAAACAGGCTGCCCGTCTTGAGATGCTGGCAAAGGCCGGTATCGATCTTGTTGGTTATGATCCAGCCTTAACCATCTGTTATCGAGATGAGTATACTCAGATCCTGGATGATGCCCGTGGATCCTTTATTGTTAAGCTTCCTGAAGAGTGGCTTTCTGAACAGATGGAAACATCATCATTCTCTGCGCATTTTGAAAAGATTAAAGATAAGGTGTTATCTGTTTCAAGATCCGATGAGTTCAAGGAAATGTACTATCTGTTTACCCACTGTACTGAGCGTGCCCTGATTACTCAATCCCCGGTTTTATGGCAGACCATACTTTCAACATTTGGGCTGAATCTGATCCCAGTTAATGTGGCATGCTGCGGTATGGCCGGTTTGTTTGGACATATGGCCGCTAATCAGAAACAGACTTATGCTGTATATGAAAAAAACTGGAAACCAGAAATTTCCAAGAGAGATTTTAATCACTGTCTGATTACTGGTTTCAGCTGTCGTTCTCAGGTTCAGAGAATGGAAGGCAAGAAAGCAATACATCCTCTGTTTGTTGTTGATGAACTGCTTAAGAAGGCATTGAATGGCTAG
- a CDS encoding RNA-guided endonuclease InsQ/TnpB family protein codes for MIFTKTLKIRINVPSEQETLLRQMTEQYRQACNFISEYVFTHSFDLNFFSLNKVLYRNIRGKFRLKSQLAQSSIKTVIARYNTVKEQLLEHPYRYKDEKGEWQSIPKTLEWLFKPVYFSRPQTDLVRNRDYSFVENGSLLSINTLGERIKCTYEREHFKEYFDGSWRFGTAKLVELNGLWYLHIPVTREKEDFKKENVKHIVGIDRGLRFLSVSYDEEGKTEFISGKKIATKRNKFLELRRQLQAKGTKSARRRLKAISGRENRWMSDVNHQISKTLVRKYGKDTLFVLEDLTGVSFDERNLSRTAKLYRELAQVKRFSQRYDLRSWSFYQLEQFLKYKAQETGSEVLRVSAKYTSQRCPVCGRIHKQSRDHNRHLYSCPCGYKSNDDRVGAMNIQNLGKRWLSGEKNPRYKKDNN; via the coding sequence TTGATATTTACAAAAACATTAAAAATAAGAATTAATGTACCTTCAGAACAGGAAACACTGTTACGTCAGATGACGGAGCAGTATCGACAGGCATGTAATTTTATTTCAGAATACGTTTTTACCCATTCCTTTGACTTGAACTTCTTCAGTCTCAATAAAGTACTGTACAGGAATATAAGAGGAAAGTTTAGACTTAAATCTCAGCTTGCACAGTCATCCATCAAAACAGTTATTGCAAGATATAATACTGTAAAAGAACAGCTTTTAGAGCATCCATACCGCTATAAAGACGAGAAAGGCGAATGGCAGAGCATACCAAAGACACTGGAATGGCTTTTTAAGCCGGTGTATTTCAGCAGACCACAGACAGATTTGGTTCGCAACAGAGATTACAGTTTTGTTGAAAATGGAAGTCTGTTATCAATCAATACCCTTGGTGAAAGGATCAAATGTACTTATGAGAGAGAACATTTCAAAGAATATTTTGATGGCAGCTGGAGATTTGGAACAGCGAAGCTTGTGGAACTTAACGGCCTATGGTACCTGCATATTCCTGTAACCAGAGAAAAAGAAGATTTCAAAAAAGAGAATGTAAAACATATAGTGGGAATAGACAGAGGCTTACGCTTTCTGTCTGTAAGCTATGATGAAGAAGGAAAGACCGAATTTATAAGCGGAAAGAAGATTGCAACAAAGCGAAACAAATTCCTTGAGCTGAGACGACAGCTTCAGGCTAAAGGAACAAAATCAGCAAGACGAAGACTAAAAGCTATATCCGGACGAGAAAACCGCTGGATGTCAGATGTAAACCATCAGATATCAAAGACACTCGTGAGGAAGTATGGCAAAGATACACTCTTTGTTCTTGAGGATTTAACCGGTGTAAGTTTTGATGAGCGCAATCTTTCAAGAACAGCAAAACTATATAGAGAATTGGCGCAGGTCAAGAGATTTTCTCAGAGATATGACCTAAGAAGCTGGAGCTTCTACCAGCTGGAGCAGTTTCTAAAATACAAAGCTCAAGAGACGGGCTCTGAAGTACTTAGGGTAAGTGCAAAATACACATCTCAGAGATGTCCCGTATGTGGAAGGATCCACAAACAGAGCAGAGATCATAACAGACATCTGTATAGCTGCCCATGCGGCTATAAATCCAATGATGACAGAGTTGGAGCCATGAATATTCAGAATCTTGGAAAGAGATGGCTGTCAGGAGAAAAGAATCCTAGATACAAAAAGGATAATAACTGA
- a CDS encoding HAD family hydrolase, whose amino-acid sequence MNKENVLAICYDFDRTLTPFEMQAQGYIQQLNENVDEFWDLSTKLAIKNQMDPNLSYMYLMLNGAKGKFQVKREKLIEFGSKVKLYKGVADWFSRINQYGKKKDVKVEHYIISSGLKEMIEGTKIADEFRMIYANSFLYDHNGAAVWPAQNINFTNKTQFLFRISKGTLDVNDNDVNRYYEPENIRVPFSNIVYIGDSQTDIPCMKLVNSLGGHSIGVYDPVNNNKARVHELIKDKRIKHFAKADYSKGSKLDELMHNIIDLTSASYKLNRDYWENLDEAENLA is encoded by the coding sequence ATGAATAAAGAAAACGTCCTTGCTATCTGTTATGACTTTGACAGAACCCTTACCCCATTTGAAATGCAGGCACAGGGATATATACAGCAGTTAAACGAAAATGTGGATGAGTTCTGGGATTTATCAACAAAACTTGCAATAAAAAACCAGATGGATCCTAACCTTTCATATATGTATCTGATGCTCAACGGAGCAAAAGGCAAATTTCAGGTAAAAAGAGAGAAACTCATTGAGTTCGGTTCTAAGGTAAAACTCTATAAGGGTGTTGCAGACTGGTTTTCAAGAATCAATCAGTACGGCAAGAAAAAAGATGTTAAGGTTGAGCACTATATTATTTCCTCGGGTCTTAAAGAAATGATAGAAGGCACAAAGATTGCTGACGAATTCAGAATGATCTATGCAAATTCATTTTTATACGATCACAACGGTGCTGCTGTATGGCCTGCACAAAACATCAATTTCACCAACAAAACCCAGTTTCTTTTCAGAATTTCCAAGGGTACACTTGATGTAAACGACAATGATGTTAACCGCTATTATGAACCAGAGAATATCAGAGTTCCTTTTAGTAATATAGTCTACATCGGAGACAGTCAGACAGATATTCCTTGTATGAAACTGGTTAACTCTTTGGGAGGACACTCCATTGGAGTATATGATCCAGTCAATAACAACAAGGCAAGAGTGCATGAACTTATCAAGGACAAGCGCATCAAACACTTTGCTAAAGCTGACTACTCAAAGGGTAGCAAACTTGATGAACTGATGCACAATATAATTGATTTAACATCCGCATCCTACAAACTCAACCGTGACTACTGGGAGAATTTGGATGAGGCAGAGAATCTTGCTTAA
- a CDS encoding antitoxin VbhA family protein — MLLDEVKATLAMENLYLTEEQEKLLQSYADGEISFKEFQEQISKLTEDSKVA, encoded by the coding sequence ATGTTGCTAGATGAAGTAAAAGCTACTTTAGCAATGGAAAATTTATATCTGACAGAAGAGCAGGAAAAGCTACTGCAAAGCTATGCTGACGGAGAAATTTCTTTTAAAGAATTTCAGGAACAGATATCAAAATTAACCGAAGATAGCAAGGTAGCCTGA
- a CDS encoding Fic/DOC family protein — translation MEATTFDKVYCYPGTEVLINNFNEHDPRVLSQYERLYTGARIIDLLKKPIQGKFDLPHLKAIHKYIFQDIYPWAGELRQVNISKEILFCDAQFIEKTINKVFDELAQENFLRDCSEKKIAEKAAYYLGEINAVHPFREGNGRAQREFIRELLIPLGFKVDYSLCDPKMMLYASINAFAGDYELMTELFDKCIIAKPQN, via the coding sequence TTGGAAGCCACGACTTTCGATAAAGTCTATTGCTATCCAGGTACTGAAGTTTTAATAAATAACTTCAATGAGCATGATCCTAGGGTACTTTCTCAGTACGAGAGACTGTACACTGGAGCAAGGATTATCGATCTACTCAAAAAGCCTATTCAGGGCAAATTTGATCTACCCCACTTAAAGGCAATCCATAAGTATATCTTCCAGGATATTTATCCCTGGGCAGGAGAACTGCGCCAGGTTAATATATCCAAGGAAATTCTTTTCTGTGATGCTCAGTTTATCGAGAAAACAATTAACAAGGTCTTTGATGAACTTGCACAGGAGAATTTTCTCAGAGACTGTAGCGAAAAGAAAATCGCAGAAAAAGCAGCTTATTATCTAGGAGAGATTAACGCTGTACATCCATTCAGAGAAGGAAACGGAAGAGCTCAGAGAGAGTTTATCCGTGAGCTTCTGATTCCTCTAGGATTTAAGGTTGATTATTCTCTATGTGATCCTAAAATGATGCTCTATGCATCCATTAATGCATTTGCCGGTGATTATGAACTGATGACCGAGCTTTTTGACAAGTGCATTATTGCAAAACCACAAAATTAA
- the miaB gene encoding tRNA (N6-isopentenyl adenosine(37)-C2)-methylthiotransferase MiaB — protein MTTIQTTLSAPKLQLGSFYVHVWGCQMNVYDGGRIRDLMTAAGFAESSAPRGANIIILVTCAVRAKAEDKVFNQIASWRHTGEINDDTIIALGGCVGAELAEKILDLDKSINIIFGPRTIHRLPKMVGEFIASGKPVVDVTADAIDKFDYLPEAGAVGPSAFVTIMEGCSNKCTYCIVPYTRGEEQSRPVQDIIDECIGHIANGVKEIHLLGQNVNSYHGLNPDGSDCKFSSLLYEIAAISGVERIRFTTSNPMDFTDDIIEAIKDLPVISDGIHVPIQAGSNRILEAMHRRYTAEEYVELIKKIRAARPTVHISSDFIVGFPGETDEDFNETMKIVNEVKFDQSFSFVYSIRPGTPAAELEDPISKETKMQRLYVLQKRLEELASEYTEAFIGTTQRCLVEGTSRKDENELKSRASSGRIVVFKGPLSLVGQMVDVKITSVAAHTLKGELVNQ, from the coding sequence ATGACTACAATTCAAACCACCCTATCTGCACCAAAACTTCAATTAGGCTCCTTCTATGTACATGTCTGGGGATGTCAGATGAATGTATATGATGGAGGAAGAATCAGAGATTTAATGACAGCCGCTGGCTTTGCAGAGTCATCAGCTCCAAGAGGAGCAAATATAATCATTCTGGTTACCTGTGCTGTAAGAGCCAAGGCAGAGGACAAAGTTTTCAATCAGATCGCCTCTTGGAGACATACTGGTGAAATCAACGATGACACAATTATTGCACTTGGAGGCTGTGTAGGAGCTGAGCTTGCTGAGAAAATTCTTGACCTCGATAAAAGCATCAATATTATTTTCGGACCAAGAACAATACACAGACTGCCTAAAATGGTAGGAGAGTTTATTGCCTCAGGTAAGCCTGTAGTTGATGTTACAGCTGATGCTATTGATAAGTTTGATTATCTGCCGGAAGCAGGAGCGGTAGGTCCTTCTGCCTTTGTTACCATTATGGAAGGCTGCTCTAACAAGTGCACCTACTGTATTGTTCCTTATACACGCGGTGAAGAGCAGTCAAGACCGGTTCAGGACATCATTGATGAATGTATAGGACATATCGCCAACGGAGTTAAGGAAATTCATCTCCTAGGTCAGAATGTAAACTCTTATCATGGATTAAATCCTGACGGTTCAGACTGTAAATTCTCTTCCCTGCTTTATGAAATTGCAGCAATTTCAGGAGTTGAGAGAATCAGATTCACCACCTCAAATCCTATGGATTTTACAGATGACATTATAGAGGCAATTAAAGATCTGCCTGTAATCTCGGATGGGATTCACGTTCCAATTCAGGCGGGTTCAAACCGAATTCTTGAGGCAATGCACAGAAGATATACTGCAGAGGAATATGTTGAGCTGATTAAGAAGATTAGAGCGGCTCGCCCTACAGTTCATATCTCATCAGATTTCATTGTCGGATTCCCTGGTGAAACCGATGAAGACTTTAATGAAACCATGAAGATTGTCAATGAGGTCAAATTCGATCAAAGCTTCTCTTTTGTATATTCAATAAGACCAGGAACACCTGCAGCAGAACTTGAAGATCCTATTTCAAAAGAAACAAAGATGCAGAGACTTTATGTTCTGCAGAAACGACTTGAGGAGCTGGCATCAGAATATACCGAGGCTTTTATCGGCACCACTCAGAGATGTCTTGTGGAAGGAACATCCAGAAAGGACGAGAATGAGCTCAAGAGCAGAGCCTCATCAGGAAGAATTGTTGTGTTCAAGGGGCCTTTATCTCTTGTAGGACAGATGGTTGATGTAAAGATCACTTCTGTAGCCGCCCACACACTTAAAGGTGAGCTTGTTAATCAGTAA
- a CDS encoding PhoH family protein, whose amino-acid sequence MNTITQDFVLDPDDKDRIAYLVGPEDENLKQIEKRLGVKISYSGAHFHLEGKAGHVKKVYKLIKSLYVDTTPIKGAKKPSEVTPDMVHLAITETTALEQDNTDYSGEKAPGSIDSLYAKANNFKTKRGFIKARTSNQSDYINKIVSHDVSFGIGPAGTGKTFLAVAAAVDALERNEIRRIILTRPAVEAGEKLGFLPGDLSQKVDPYLRPLYDALFEMLGFEKVEKLIEKQIIEIAPLAYMRGRTLNDSFIILDEAQNTTVEQMKMFLTRIGFNSHAVITGDPSQIDLPRNVRSGLKHAMEVLKSVEEIGFTFFESSDVVRHPVVAAIVNAYDEYEKTHEKDNQHYYGRNNKNDSSSTENSEKEVSNASNN is encoded by the coding sequence ATGAATACAATTACACAAGATTTTGTTTTAGATCCAGATGACAAAGATAGAATTGCCTACCTTGTAGGTCCTGAAGACGAAAATTTAAAGCAGATTGAAAAAAGACTAGGCGTAAAAATTAGTTATTCCGGAGCTCATTTTCATCTGGAAGGCAAAGCCGGCCACGTAAAAAAAGTCTATAAGCTGATAAAGTCTCTGTATGTTGATACTACACCAATAAAGGGAGCAAAGAAACCATCTGAGGTTACTCCTGACATGGTACACCTTGCCATAACTGAGACCACCGCGCTAGAACAGGACAATACGGATTATTCAGGAGAAAAAGCCCCGGGATCAATTGATTCTCTTTATGCCAAGGCTAATAACTTCAAAACCAAACGCGGCTTTATAAAGGCAAGAACCTCAAATCAGTCAGACTATATCAACAAGATTGTCTCTCATGATGTAAGCTTTGGTATCGGACCTGCTGGAACCGGTAAGACATTCCTTGCGGTTGCTGCAGCTGTAGATGCCCTGGAGAGAAATGAAATCAGACGTATTATTCTGACTAGACCTGCAGTTGAAGCTGGAGAAAAACTTGGCTTCCTTCCAGGAGATCTCTCACAGAAGGTTGATCCTTACCTAAGGCCACTATACGACGCCCTGTTTGAAATGCTCGGCTTTGAGAAGGTAGAAAAACTCATCGAAAAACAGATTATAGAGATTGCTCCTCTAGCTTATATGAGAGGAAGAACTCTGAACGATTCCTTTATTATTCTCGACGAAGCGCAGAATACTACTGTTGAACAGATGAAAATGTTTCTAACTCGTATCGGTTTCAACTCCCATGCTGTAATTACCGGAGATCCTAGCCAGATTGATCTGCCAAGAAACGTAAGATCAGGTTTAAAGCATGCGATGGAGGTTCTAAAGTCAGTTGAGGAAATCGGCTTTACCTTCTTTGAATCTTCCGATGTTGTAAGACATCCTGTTGTAGCTGCCATTGTTAATGCCTACGATGAGTACGAAAAGACTCACGAAAAGGATAATCAGCATTATTACGGAAGAAATAATAAAAACGATTCCTCCTCCACTGAAAATTCTGAAAAAGAGGTGTCTAATGCAAGTAATAATTGA